In Streptomyces sp. 840.1, one DNA window encodes the following:
- a CDS encoding ABC transporter permease codes for MKKIDKERLLLGIAAPVLAIVVAFLVTALVLAATGKEPFSAFGIMFDYGVKSDSQVYILNKATTYYLAGLAVAVGFRMNLFNIGVDGQYRLAAFFAAAVGGALTLPGALQIPLIIITAMIVGAMWAGIAGVLKVTRGVSEVVSTIMLNSIATAIIGYLLQQNRLGHLDEAGTKISTKPIPESSHFFEFPTTPTPVWGFIVVAVVAGIAYWFTLSRTRFGFDLRTVGQSGSAAEASGVNVKKMVVTSMLISGAVAGLIGMPTLLNDSYEYSGDFPIGIGFTGIAIALLGRNHPVGIALGALLWGFLERGTGKLEFEGYDKEIVGVIQGVIVLCVVIAYEVVRRYGLKRQQSKVGAELAAQAARNSDQQEVSA; via the coding sequence ATGAAGAAGATCGACAAGGAGCGGCTGCTCCTGGGGATCGCGGCCCCCGTACTCGCGATCGTGGTCGCCTTCCTGGTGACGGCACTCGTGCTCGCCGCCACCGGCAAGGAGCCGTTCAGCGCCTTCGGCATCATGTTCGACTACGGGGTGAAGTCGGACAGCCAGGTCTACATCCTGAACAAGGCGACGACGTACTACCTCGCAGGTCTCGCGGTGGCCGTCGGCTTCCGGATGAACCTCTTCAACATCGGCGTCGACGGCCAGTACCGCCTCGCCGCCTTCTTCGCCGCGGCGGTCGGCGGCGCGCTGACCCTGCCGGGAGCCCTCCAGATCCCGCTGATCATCATCACCGCGATGATCGTCGGCGCGATGTGGGCGGGTATCGCGGGTGTCCTCAAGGTCACCCGGGGCGTCAGCGAGGTCGTCTCGACGATCATGCTGAACTCCATCGCGACCGCGATCATCGGCTACCTGCTCCAGCAGAACCGCCTCGGCCACCTCGACGAGGCCGGCACCAAGATCTCCACCAAGCCGATCCCGGAGTCCTCGCACTTCTTCGAGTTCCCGACCACCCCGACGCCCGTCTGGGGCTTCATCGTCGTCGCGGTCGTCGCGGGCATCGCCTACTGGTTCACGCTCTCGCGCACCCGGTTCGGCTTCGACCTGCGCACGGTGGGCCAGTCCGGCTCCGCCGCCGAGGCCAGCGGCGTGAACGTCAAGAAGATGGTCGTCACCTCGATGCTCATCTCGGGCGCCGTGGCCGGCCTGATCGGCATGCCCACGCTGCTCAACGACAGCTACGAGTACAGCGGCGACTTCCCCATCGGCATCGGCTTCACCGGTATCGCCATCGCCCTCCTCGGCCGCAACCACCCCGTCGGCATCGCGCTCGGCGCGCTGCTCTGGGGCTTCCTGGAACGCGGCACCGGAAAGCTGGAGTTCGAGGGGTACGACAAGGAGATCGTCGGCGTGATCCAGGGCGTCATCGTCCTGTGCGTCGTCATCGCCTACGAAGTCGTCCGCCGCTACGGACTCAAGCGACAGCAGAGCAAGGTCGGCGCGGAACTCGCCGCACAGGCCGCCCGTAACTCCGACCAGCAGGAGGTGTCGGCGTGA
- a CDS encoding ABC transporter ATP-binding protein, with protein sequence MELRGITKRFPGVVANHDIDITVRRGTVHALVGENGAGKSTLMKILYGMQKPDEGTIAVDGEQATFSNPGDAIDRGIGMVHQHFMLADYLTVLENVVLGSEKLYGIGDRARAKIREISDSYGLGVRPDAMVEDLGVADRQRVEILKVLYRGARTLILDEPTAVLVPQEVEALFDNLRELKAEGLTVIFISHKLGEVLSVADEITVIRRGTTVGTADPKHTTTKQLAELMVGSELPSPETRESTVTETPMLAVDGLRLTATDPDGVVRAVLDGITFTIHKGEVLGIAGVEGNGQSELVDAIMGMRTLDAGSLSLDGADISRTPTRRRREDGMAVIPEDRHRHGLLLEAPLWENRILGHVTERPNSKGAFLDLKAARADTERIVREYDVRTPGIEVTAASLSGGNQQKLIVGREMSHSPKLLIAAHPTRGVDVGAQAQIWDQIREARREGLAVLLISADLDELIGLSDTLRVMYRGGLVADADPATVTPEELGSAMTGAAAGHLETPAEAGPAEAGPAEPGSDGASAAPATDETDPRDGGEDR encoded by the coding sequence GTGGAGCTCCGCGGCATCACCAAGCGGTTCCCCGGGGTCGTGGCCAACCACGACATCGACATCACCGTGCGCCGCGGCACCGTCCACGCCCTCGTCGGTGAGAACGGCGCCGGCAAGTCCACGCTCATGAAGATCCTGTACGGCATGCAGAAGCCGGACGAGGGCACCATCGCGGTGGACGGCGAACAGGCCACGTTCTCCAACCCGGGCGACGCCATCGACCGGGGCATCGGCATGGTGCACCAGCACTTCATGCTCGCCGACTACCTCACCGTCCTGGAGAACGTCGTACTCGGCTCCGAGAAGCTGTACGGCATCGGCGACCGGGCCAGAGCCAAGATCAGGGAGATCTCCGACTCCTACGGTCTCGGCGTCCGCCCGGACGCCATGGTCGAGGACCTCGGTGTCGCCGACCGCCAGCGCGTGGAGATCCTCAAGGTCCTCTACCGCGGCGCCCGCACCCTGATCCTCGACGAGCCCACCGCCGTCCTCGTACCGCAGGAGGTCGAGGCGCTCTTCGACAACCTGCGCGAGCTCAAGGCCGAGGGACTGACCGTCATCTTCATCTCGCACAAGCTGGGCGAGGTGCTGTCCGTCGCCGACGAGATCACCGTCATCCGGCGCGGGACGACCGTGGGCACCGCCGACCCGAAGCACACCACGACCAAGCAGCTCGCCGAGCTGATGGTCGGCAGTGAGCTGCCGTCGCCGGAGACCCGCGAGTCGACCGTCACCGAGACGCCGATGCTGGCCGTCGACGGGCTGCGGCTGACCGCCACCGACCCGGACGGGGTGGTGCGTGCCGTGCTCGACGGCATCACCTTCACCATCCACAAGGGCGAGGTGCTCGGCATCGCCGGAGTCGAGGGCAACGGCCAGTCCGAACTGGTCGACGCCATCATGGGCATGCGCACTCTCGACGCGGGCTCCCTCTCGCTGGACGGCGCGGACATCTCCCGCACGCCGACCCGCAGGCGTCGCGAGGACGGGATGGCCGTCATCCCCGAGGACCGTCACCGGCACGGACTGCTGCTAGAGGCCCCGCTCTGGGAGAACCGCATCCTCGGCCACGTCACGGAGCGCCCCAACAGCAAGGGCGCCTTCCTCGACCTGAAGGCGGCCCGCGCCGACACCGAGCGGATCGTGCGCGAGTACGACGTGCGCACCCCCGGCATCGAGGTCACCGCGGCCTCGCTCTCCGGAGGCAACCAGCAGAAGCTGATCGTCGGCCGCGAGATGAGCCACTCGCCCAAGCTCCTGATCGCCGCGCACCCCACCCGGGGCGTGGACGTCGGCGCCCAGGCCCAGATCTGGGACCAGATCCGCGAGGCGCGCCGCGAGGGACTCGCGGTGCTGCTGATCTCCGCCGACCTGGACGAGCTGATCGGGCTCTCCGACACCCTGCGCGTCATGTACCGGGGCGGACTCGTCGCGGACGCCGACCCCGCGACCGTCACCCCCGAGGAGCTCGGCTCCGCGATGACGGGCGCGGCCGCCGGCCACCTCGAAACGCCCGCCGAAGCCGGGCCGGCCGAAGCCGGACCCGCCGAGCCCGGGAGCGACGGCGCATCCGCCGCCCCCGCCACGGACGAAACCGACCCCCGGGACGGGGGAGAGGACCGATGA
- a CDS encoding BMP family protein — MRPVSKITAACAITAALALTATACGSSSDESSSSDGKMKIGMAYDVGGRGDNSFNDSAARGLDKAKKEFDADTKELTAKTGETPADREQRLQSLAEGGYDPVIAIGFAYKDAVDKIAAKYPKVNFGLVDSVSDAKNVASIVFTEEQGSYLAGVAAALKSKDGQVGFIGGVDLPLIKKFAAGFQQGVIDTNPKAKVQIQYLSTGSDLSGFGSPDKGKAAAKGMLDKGVDVIFAAAGGSGAGSIEAVAGQKGAWSIGVDSDQALDPALAKYKDTILTSVVKNVDAGVFDLVKSVKDGKPLTGTQTYSLAKGGVSLTTTGDHLKDIQTQLDAAKKKIVDGSIKVKSTT, encoded by the coding sequence TTGCGCCCGGTATCCAAGATCACCGCCGCGTGTGCCATTACCGCGGCGCTCGCCCTCACTGCCACCGCGTGCGGCAGCTCGTCCGACGAGAGCAGCAGCTCCGACGGCAAGATGAAGATCGGCATGGCCTACGACGTGGGCGGCCGGGGCGACAACTCGTTCAACGACTCCGCGGCCCGCGGCCTGGACAAGGCCAAGAAGGAGTTCGACGCCGACACGAAGGAGCTCACCGCCAAGACCGGTGAGACCCCGGCCGACCGCGAGCAGCGCCTGCAGTCGCTCGCCGAGGGCGGCTACGACCCGGTCATCGCGATCGGCTTCGCGTACAAGGACGCGGTCGACAAGATCGCCGCCAAGTACCCGAAGGTCAACTTCGGCCTGGTCGACTCGGTCTCCGACGCGAAGAACGTCGCCTCGATCGTCTTCACCGAGGAGCAGGGCTCCTACCTCGCGGGTGTCGCGGCGGCGCTGAAGTCCAAGGACGGCCAGGTCGGCTTCATCGGTGGTGTGGACCTCCCGCTGATCAAGAAGTTCGCCGCCGGTTTCCAGCAGGGCGTCATCGACACGAACCCCAAGGCCAAGGTGCAGATCCAGTACCTGTCCACCGGTTCGGACCTGTCCGGCTTCGGCAGCCCCGACAAGGGCAAGGCCGCCGCCAAGGGCATGCTCGACAAGGGCGTCGACGTCATCTTCGCCGCCGCGGGCGGCTCGGGTGCCGGTTCGATCGAGGCCGTCGCGGGCCAGAAGGGTGCCTGGTCCATCGGTGTCGACTCCGACCAGGCCCTGGACCCGGCGCTGGCGAAGTACAAGGACACGATCCTGACCTCGGTCGTCAAGAACGTCGACGCCGGTGTCTTCGACCTGGTCAAGTCCGTCAAGGACGGCAAGCCGCTGACCGGCACGCAGACGTACTCCCTGGCCAAGGGCGGCGTCAGCCTGACCACCACGGGTGACCACCTCAAGGACATCCAGACCCAGCTGGACGCCGCGAAGAAGAAGATCGTCGACGGCTCCATCAAGGTCAAGTCCACGACCTGA
- a CDS encoding amidohydrolase, translating to MSHSTSRLREARPPAGEDLPGTLPEALRAELIAFRRDLHMHPELGNQEFRTTAAIKARLELAGLEPRVLASGTGLMCDVGTRSADTRPMLALRADIDALPIPDTKTGVPYRSTVPDRAHACGHDVHTTAVLGAGLVLAGLDRQGLLPNPVRLIFQPAEEVLPGGAPDAIDSGVLEGVGRIVGVHCDPKVDVGRIGLRVGAITSACDRLELSLDGPGGHTARPHLTTDLVTAAAKVATEVPALLARRVDARAGLAVTWGRLETGHACNVIPQHAELSGTVRCLDLAAWRDAPDLVHAAIDEVAGMHRAKTVINYIRGVPPVVNDADAIDLLTEAMTARRGSYAIEDTEQSLGGEDFSWYLEHVPGAMARLGVRTPGDTRGLDLHRGNFDADEEAITVGVELFTAAALLDGNPL from the coding sequence GTGAGCCACTCGACGTCCCGCCTTCGTGAAGCCCGGCCGCCCGCAGGAGAGGACCTGCCCGGCACGCTGCCCGAAGCGCTGCGCGCCGAGCTGATCGCCTTCCGGCGTGATCTGCACATGCACCCCGAGCTCGGCAACCAGGAGTTCCGCACCACCGCCGCCATCAAGGCCCGGCTGGAGCTGGCGGGCCTGGAGCCGAGGGTGCTGGCCTCCGGGACCGGGCTCATGTGTGACGTGGGGACCCGGAGCGCGGACACCCGCCCCATGCTGGCGCTGCGGGCGGACATCGACGCGTTGCCGATCCCGGACACCAAGACGGGCGTCCCGTACCGCTCCACCGTGCCTGACCGGGCGCACGCCTGCGGGCACGACGTCCACACCACCGCCGTGCTCGGCGCCGGCCTCGTGCTCGCCGGCCTCGACCGGCAGGGGCTGCTGCCCAACCCGGTGCGGCTGATCTTCCAGCCGGCCGAGGAGGTGCTGCCGGGCGGGGCGCCCGACGCGATCGACTCCGGGGTGCTGGAGGGCGTCGGCCGGATCGTCGGGGTGCACTGCGACCCGAAGGTCGACGTGGGGCGGATCGGGCTGCGGGTCGGCGCGATCACCTCCGCCTGCGACCGGCTGGAGCTGTCCCTGGACGGGCCCGGCGGCCACACCGCCCGCCCGCACCTGACCACCGATCTCGTCACCGCGGCCGCCAAGGTGGCCACCGAGGTCCCCGCGCTGCTGGCCCGCCGGGTCGACGCGCGGGCCGGGCTCGCGGTGACCTGGGGACGCCTGGAGACCGGGCACGCCTGCAATGTGATTCCGCAACACGCCGAACTCTCGGGCACGGTTCGCTGCCTGGATCTGGCGGCCTGGCGGGACGCCCCGGACCTGGTGCACGCCGCGATCGACGAGGTGGCCGGAATGCACCGGGCAAAGACGGTGATCAACTACATCCGCGGCGTGCCGCCCGTGGTCAACGACGCCGACGCGATCGATCTGCTCACCGAGGCCATGACCGCCCGCCGCGGATCGTATGCGATCGAGGACACCGAACAGAGCCTGGGCGGGGAGGACTTCTCCTGGTACCTGGAGCACGTGCCGGGCGCGATGGCGCGGCTCGGGGTGCGCACCCCCGGCGACACCCGCGGTCTGGACCTGCACCGGGGCAATTTCGACGCGGACGAGGAGGCGATCACCGTTGGCGTGGAGCTCTTCACCGCCGCTGCGTTGCTCGACGGTAATCCTCTGTAA
- a CDS encoding IS5 family transposase — protein MQPSQSYPSDLSDARWELIRPTLEAWRQARAGIRKPTHDLRTLMNAILYVDRTGIPWRYLPHDFPPHQTVYGYFARWEADGIFDQLTNILRGKVRKAEGRASQPSACLIDSQSIKTSATVPLTSQGIDPAKKIIGRKRHIVTDTLGLLLAVAVTAASVHDSAAGTQLMTKVAALHPTISKAWADNGYKTKAVEHAAHLGIDLEIVQRDPTTRGFHVQPRRWVIERTLGWLMHHRRLARDYETHPHRSAAMIQLAAINLMTRRLTHETTLNWRDT, from the coding sequence ATGCAGCCCTCACAGTCCTACCCCAGCGACCTGTCCGACGCCCGCTGGGAACTCATCCGCCCCACGCTGGAAGCCTGGCGCCAGGCCCGCGCCGGCATCCGCAAGCCCACCCACGACCTACGCACCCTGATGAACGCCATCCTCTACGTCGACCGCACCGGCATTCCCTGGCGCTACCTCCCCCACGACTTCCCACCCCACCAGACCGTCTACGGCTACTTCGCCCGCTGGGAAGCCGACGGCATCTTCGACCAGCTCACCAACATCCTCCGCGGCAAGGTCCGCAAGGCCGAAGGCCGCGCGAGCCAGCCCAGCGCCTGCCTGATCGACAGCCAGAGCATCAAGACTTCCGCCACCGTCCCCCTGACCAGCCAAGGTATCGACCCGGCCAAGAAGATCATCGGACGCAAACGGCACATCGTCACCGACACCCTCGGCCTCCTCCTGGCCGTCGCCGTCACCGCCGCGAGCGTCCACGACTCCGCGGCCGGCACCCAGCTCATGACCAAGGTCGCCGCACTCCACCCAACGATCAGCAAAGCCTGGGCCGACAACGGCTACAAGACCAAAGCCGTCGAACACGCCGCCCACCTCGGCATCGACCTCGAGATCGTCCAACGCGACCCCACCACCAGAGGCTTCCACGTCCAGCCACGCCGATGGGTCATCGAACGCACCCTCGGCTGGCTCATGCACCACCGCCGCCTCGCCCGCGACTACGAAACCCACCCCCACCGATCAGCAGCCATGATCCAGCTGGCCGCCATCAACCTCATGACCCGCCGCCTCACCCACGAGACCACCCTCAACTGGCGCGACACCTAG
- a CDS encoding XRE family transcriptional regulator translates to MGARTGQSPSALSEAAEGGQLPPLAVALAYAQACGGNRAEWERRWQAARNELDASRPRPTRRRWALAVAGVVALALTAAAAVLANRPDHRAPPPAAAGSSRFFSDDDAFNRRHPHPRLSPDSARMVSGLLAPGRVKLYTGTAGSLVYRATSRTRTYEVTPREHVGPWGPNPFDGARFPWDPSWKAPAPDREWTVVIGPDGRAMECWRTKVSSAGPSCEWGAVSDTRGSSVSEKGQDTGSGLSRLAGLITRADWKAGRIDHALSFGTPDNSGRHVFPAVGSDGQGQGLWRAGQFIWLDPSYDIDADTSLRPYERMVAKALQEYGAFDVKNAQEFGFTSEFGSQAPGNSGGAYAPLDRIDFAQYLRVGTIEPSS, encoded by the coding sequence ATGGGCGCGCGCACGGGCCAGTCGCCCAGCGCCCTGTCCGAGGCGGCGGAGGGCGGGCAGCTGCCGCCCCTCGCGGTCGCCCTGGCCTACGCGCAAGCGTGTGGCGGCAACCGCGCGGAATGGGAGCGGCGTTGGCAGGCGGCGCGGAACGAGCTCGACGCGTCACGGCCCCGGCCGACGAGGCGGCGGTGGGCCCTCGCCGTCGCGGGGGTCGTCGCGCTCGCGCTGACGGCCGCAGCGGCGGTCCTCGCGAACCGGCCGGACCACCGGGCGCCGCCGCCCGCCGCCGCGGGCTCCTCCCGCTTCTTCTCCGACGACGACGCGTTCAACCGGCGCCACCCGCACCCCCGGCTGTCGCCCGACTCCGCGCGAATGGTCTCCGGTCTGCTCGCGCCGGGCCGGGTGAAGCTGTACACCGGCACGGCTGGATCCCTGGTGTACCGGGCCACCTCCCGTACCCGGACCTACGAGGTCACCCCGCGCGAGCACGTCGGCCCGTGGGGGCCCAACCCCTTCGACGGTGCCCGCTTCCCCTGGGACCCGTCGTGGAAGGCGCCGGCCCCGGACCGCGAGTGGACGGTGGTGATCGGGCCGGACGGGCGGGCGATGGAGTGCTGGCGGACGAAGGTGTCGTCCGCCGGGCCCAGCTGCGAATGGGGAGCGGTGTCCGACACCCGTGGCTCGTCGGTCTCCGAGAAGGGCCAGGACACCGGAAGCGGGCTGTCCCGCCTCGCCGGGCTGATCACCCGCGCGGACTGGAAGGCCGGCCGCATCGACCACGCCCTGAGCTTCGGCACCCCGGACAACAGCGGCCGCCATGTCTTCCCTGCCGTCGGCAGCGACGGCCAGGGGCAAGGGCTGTGGCGCGCCGGGCAGTTCATCTGGCTGGACCCCTCGTACGACATCGACGCCGACACCTCGCTCAGGCCGTACGAGCGGATGGTGGCGAAGGCGCTTCAGGAGTACGGGGCGTTCGACGTCAAGAACGCCCAGGAGTTCGGCTTCACCTCCGAGTTCGGCTCGCAGGCCCCGGGCAACAGCGGCGGGGCCTACGCCCCGCTCGACCGCATCGACTTCGCGCAGTACCTGCGGGTCGGAACGATCGAGCCGTCGTCGTAG